The proteins below are encoded in one region of Legionella antarctica:
- the pyrC gene encoding dihydroorotase, producing the protein MQTVIINRPDDWHVHLRDGDQLLHTVPATAKHFARALIMPNLKPALTTLPALENYRNRIISAIPKTASFNPYMTFYLNESVTADELHQAASIPYILGAKFYPAGATTNSEAGAKSLTALYPLFEILQNKNLALQIHGEVTHGDIFEREALFIEEYLKPLTANFPKLRIVLEHISTLAAVNFVTQAPATVAATITPHHLLYNRNRLLAGGLRPHYYCLPVLKHEKDQKALQIAASSGNPKFFAGTDSAPHAVNTKENACGCAGIYSAPFALALYAQIFDELNQLEKLNYFTSRFGAEFYQLPLNREEIELIKSPRQIPDSMPFGPNQVVPIAAGETIQWGINEPT; encoded by the coding sequence ATGCAAACTGTGATTATCAATCGTCCTGATGATTGGCATGTGCACCTCCGGGATGGAGATCAGTTACTTCACACAGTTCCGGCCACAGCAAAACATTTTGCCCGCGCTTTAATCATGCCTAACCTAAAGCCCGCCTTGACCACTTTGCCAGCCCTTGAAAATTATAGAAATAGAATTATTTCCGCAATTCCCAAAACGGCGTCATTCAATCCTTATATGACTTTTTATCTCAATGAGTCAGTGACCGCTGACGAGCTACACCAGGCAGCTTCAATTCCCTATATTTTAGGAGCAAAATTCTATCCTGCAGGAGCTACCACTAATTCCGAAGCTGGAGCAAAATCATTAACCGCTCTTTACCCTCTTTTTGAAATATTACAAAATAAAAATTTGGCCCTGCAAATCCATGGCGAAGTTACTCACGGTGATATTTTCGAGCGTGAGGCATTATTTATCGAAGAATATTTAAAACCATTAACGGCTAATTTCCCTAAATTGAGAATAGTGCTGGAACACATTTCAACACTGGCAGCTGTTAACTTTGTCACCCAAGCTCCGGCAACAGTTGCAGCCACCATAACGCCACATCATTTGTTATATAATCGTAATAGACTACTGGCGGGGGGACTCAGACCCCATTATTATTGCCTGCCTGTTTTAAAGCATGAAAAAGATCAAAAAGCCCTGCAAATTGCCGCCAGCAGTGGCAACCCCAAGTTTTTTGCTGGAACTGACAGCGCACCACACGCAGTGAACACTAAGGAAAATGCCTGTGGTTGCGCAGGCATTTACTCAGCCCCATTTGCATTGGCACTTTATGCCCAAATATTTGATGAACTCAATCAGCTGGAAAAACTCAATTATTTTACCAGTCGCTTTGGTGCTGAATTTTATCAACTGCCCCTTAATCGGGAAGAAATAGAGCTTATTAAATCACCCCGGCAAATACCCGATTCAATGCCTTTCGGCCCAAACCAAGTGGTTCCTATAGCCGCCGGAGAAACCATACAGTGGGGCATAAATGAACCCACTTGA
- the rnt gene encoding ribonuclease T, with translation MNPLDSILSHRIKERFRGFLPVVVDVETAGIEPQKNALLEMCIVLLEMDDQGLLHRGESHFEHILPFSGAELDPKSLAFNQIDPFQPLRFAVDEKTALEHLFKPINMALKKARCQRAVLVGHNAWFDLLFVKEAIKRTGLKCPFHAFTCFDTATLGGMVYGQTVLAKAAQAAKIPFDTNEAHSAIYDAEKTADLFCEMINQWRKMKQE, from the coding sequence ATGAACCCACTTGATAGTATCTTAAGTCATCGTATCAAGGAACGATTTCGTGGCTTTTTACCGGTAGTTGTCGATGTGGAAACAGCTGGAATAGAACCTCAGAAAAATGCTCTTTTGGAAATGTGCATTGTTTTGCTTGAAATGGATGATCAAGGCCTTCTTCATCGAGGTGAAAGCCATTTTGAGCATATTTTACCTTTTTCAGGAGCTGAGCTTGACCCAAAATCGTTGGCCTTTAATCAAATTGATCCCTTTCAACCTCTTCGTTTTGCCGTTGATGAAAAAACAGCTCTTGAGCATCTTTTTAAACCAATTAATATGGCGCTTAAAAAAGCGCGCTGCCAAAGAGCCGTTTTAGTCGGTCATAACGCCTGGTTTGATTTGTTATTTGTGAAGGAAGCCATTAAAAGAACCGGCCTAAAATGCCCGTTTCATGCGTTTACCTGTTTCGATACAGCAACCCTTGGAGGGATGGTTTATGGCCAAACTGTCTTAGCCAAAGCAGCTCAGGCTGCAAAAATCCCGTTCGATACAAACGAAGCACACTCAGCAATTTATGATGCAGAAAAAACAGCAGACTTATTTTGTGAAATGATTAACCAATGGCGCAAGATGAAACAGGAATAG
- a CDS encoding peroxiredoxin, protein MSVLVGRKAPDFTVAAVMGNGEIVDKFNLHEHLKGQYGLVFFYPLDFTFVCPSELIALDHRIEEFKNRNVEVVSVSIDSHFTHNAYRNTPVKDGGIGPVRYTMAADMNHSICQSYGIEHPVAGIAFRAAFIIDTNGMVRSQIVNDLPIGRNIDEIIRTIDAVQYFEEHGEVCPAGWKKGDAGMKASPKGVAAYLSEHADSL, encoded by the coding sequence ATGAGTGTATTAGTAGGACGTAAAGCTCCTGACTTTACCGTAGCCGCAGTGATGGGCAACGGTGAAATTGTAGATAAATTTAATTTACATGAGCATTTAAAAGGTCAATATGGATTAGTATTTTTCTACCCTTTAGATTTTACTTTTGTATGTCCTTCCGAATTAATTGCTCTCGATCATCGTATCGAAGAGTTCAAAAATCGTAACGTCGAAGTGGTTTCTGTTTCTATTGACTCTCACTTTACTCACAATGCTTACAGAAATACACCCGTAAAAGACGGCGGCATTGGTCCGGTTCGTTATACTATGGCTGCTGATATGAATCATAGTATTTGTCAGTCTTATGGCATAGAACATCCAGTTGCCGGCATTGCTTTCCGTGCTGCATTTATTATCGATACTAATGGTATGGTCCGTTCTCAAATCGTTAATGATTTACCTATAGGTCGAAATATAGACGAAATTATACGCACCATAGACGCCGTACAATACTTTGAAGAGCATGGTGAAGTATGCCCTGCCGGATGGAAAAAAGGCGATGCAGGCATGAAAGCTTCTCCAAAAGGAGTTGCAGCTTATCTGTCAGAGCATGCAGATTCTTTATAA
- the grxD gene encoding Grx4 family monothiol glutaredoxin, translating to MDTLDKIKKQIAENAIMLYMKGTPKMPQCGFSARAVQCVEACGVDFAYVDILANPDIRQTLPQVSDWPTFPQLYVKGELVGGSDIIAEMFQQGELEPMLRDAIAA from the coding sequence GTGGATACTTTAGATAAAATTAAAAAGCAAATTGCCGAGAATGCAATCATGCTTTATATGAAAGGCACACCTAAGATGCCACAGTGTGGATTTTCAGCCCGAGCAGTACAATGCGTAGAGGCCTGTGGGGTGGATTTTGCCTATGTGGACATTCTCGCCAATCCTGATATTCGCCAAACACTGCCTCAAGTATCAGATTGGCCTACCTTTCCCCAGTTGTATGTCAAAGGTGAGCTGGTTGGTGGGTCTGATATTATTGCTGAAATGTTTCAGCAAGGTGAGTTAGAGCCTATGTTACGTGATGCGATTGCTGCATAA
- a CDS encoding superoxide dismutase, producing the protein MTFTLPPLPYAKNALTPHISEETLEYHYGKHHQAYVTNLNKLVAGTEFESMKLEDVILKAKGGIFNNAAQVWNHTFYWHCLSPNGGDEPTGKLAEAINKNFDSFASFKEKFTQTAISTFGSGWAWLVQDSAGTLKIISTSNAGTPMTDGLTALLTCDVWEHAYYIDYRNARPDYINGFWSLANWEFVTKNLK; encoded by the coding sequence ATGACATTTACTTTACCGCCTCTGCCTTATGCCAAGAATGCGCTGACACCTCATATTTCCGAGGAAACACTTGAGTATCATTACGGGAAACATCATCAGGCTTATGTCACCAATTTAAATAAACTGGTAGCTGGTACTGAATTTGAATCAATGAAATTGGAGGATGTCATTCTAAAAGCCAAAGGAGGTATCTTTAATAACGCAGCTCAAGTTTGGAACCATACATTTTATTGGCATTGTCTTAGCCCCAACGGCGGGGACGAACCTACCGGTAAATTAGCTGAAGCAATCAATAAAAATTTTGATTCTTTTGCTTCATTCAAAGAAAAATTTACTCAAACAGCAATATCTACATTTGGTTCAGGTTGGGCATGGTTAGTTCAAGATTCTGCAGGAACTCTGAAAATCATCAGTACCAGTAATGCAGGCACTCCCATGACTGATGGATTGACCGCTCTGTTAACATGCGATGTGTGGGAACATGCTTATTATATTGATTATCGAAATGCAAGACCTGATTACATCAATGGCTTCTGGTCATTAGCCAATTGGGAATTTGTTACCAAAAATTTGAAATAA
- a CDS encoding aspartate aminotransferase family protein — MALITCYNPMPITFTHGEGVWLYDEQGKAYLDGLSGIAVCGLGHAHPDVTRTIQQQASKLLHTSNAFHIKEQELLAAKLTTMAGMEQVFFANSGAEANEAAIKLTRLFGHNKGVETPSIIVMERAFHGRTMATLTASGSRKVQAGFEPLVPGFIRAPFNDLEAIHKIAANREDVVAVMIEPIQGEGGIYAAEEGYLRALAQLCEQHDWMLILDEIQTGNGRTGKLYSCMHYNIQPDILTTAKGLGNGLPIGACLMSKKAVNLFKPGNHGSTFGGNPLACATALTVLEVIERDKLCEKVTKNSAILMDKLIRNLGEHPHVKAIRGKGYMIGIELDRPATDIRAVGLANGVIFNITAETVIRLLPPLIINEDEIEELVKRLTLTISQFTT; from the coding sequence ATGGCTTTAATTACTTGCTATAACCCCATGCCGATTACCTTCACTCACGGTGAAGGGGTTTGGCTATATGATGAACAGGGCAAGGCATATCTTGATGGCTTAAGCGGAATAGCGGTTTGCGGATTAGGTCATGCTCACCCCGATGTCACTCGTACCATACAACAACAGGCATCCAAATTACTGCATACTTCTAATGCCTTTCACATTAAAGAACAAGAACTCCTCGCTGCTAAGCTCACGACGATGGCGGGGATGGAGCAAGTTTTTTTCGCCAATTCGGGAGCGGAAGCTAATGAGGCAGCCATTAAACTAACTCGTCTTTTTGGGCATAACAAAGGAGTTGAAACACCCTCAATTATTGTTATGGAACGAGCCTTTCATGGTCGAACCATGGCAACCCTAACCGCTTCAGGAAGCCGCAAAGTTCAAGCCGGTTTTGAACCACTTGTGCCAGGCTTCATTCGGGCTCCATTCAATGATCTGGAGGCCATTCATAAGATTGCGGCCAATAGAGAGGATGTAGTGGCGGTCATGATTGAGCCCATCCAAGGGGAAGGAGGGATTTATGCAGCAGAAGAGGGGTACCTGCGTGCTCTGGCACAACTTTGTGAACAACATGACTGGATGCTTATTTTAGATGAAATTCAAACAGGAAATGGTCGTACAGGAAAACTCTATTCCTGTATGCATTACAATATCCAGCCTGACATTCTCACCACAGCTAAAGGGCTTGGGAACGGATTGCCCATCGGTGCCTGTTTAATGAGCAAAAAAGCGGTTAATTTATTTAAACCAGGAAATCATGGTTCAACTTTTGGCGGCAACCCTCTGGCATGTGCAACTGCCTTAACGGTTTTGGAAGTCATAGAACGTGATAAGCTGTGTGAAAAAGTAACTAAAAACAGTGCCATTTTAATGGATAAATTAATACGCAACCTTGGGGAGCATCCTCACGTAAAAGCCATACGCGGCAAAGGCTATATGATAGGCATAGAATTGGACAGACCAGCAACCGACATCAGGGCGGTGGGTTTGGCTAACGGCGTAATCTTTAATATTACAGCCGAAACGGTAATAAGACTTCTACCCCCATTGATAATTAATGAAGACGAAATAGAGGAACTGGTAAAACGTCTGACTCTGACTATCAGTCAATTTACTACATAA
- a CDS encoding glycerophosphodiester phosphodiesterase, whose protein sequence is MLLKLIEKIVDTYFAVIPRKKPYPENINNARLIAHRGAHDNQTIVENTREAFRLAEKAGCWAIELDVHATEDNILVVNHDPTLNRLWGQDAAIAHLTFNSLRSLVPEIPSLAEVIAEFGGRVHLFIELKAHFHDENVLAQELKNLKPCRDYHLLSLDPMIFSSLLQFPKKSLLLVPIHNNVKAFCDLSIKNNYGGVMGNYLLLTRKRLNQLNKAQQLSGVGFVNSKNSLLRELNRDIKWIFTNQAVVLARYLHQLRHH, encoded by the coding sequence GTGTTACTTAAATTGATAGAAAAAATAGTAGATACTTATTTTGCTGTTATCCCCAGGAAAAAACCTTATCCTGAGAATATTAATAACGCTCGGTTAATTGCTCATAGAGGAGCTCACGATAATCAGACTATTGTCGAAAATACTCGAGAAGCGTTTAGATTAGCAGAAAAGGCCGGTTGTTGGGCGATAGAGCTTGATGTGCATGCGACAGAAGATAACATTTTAGTGGTCAATCACGATCCCACCTTAAATCGCTTGTGGGGTCAAGATGCTGCCATTGCTCATTTAACGTTCAACTCCTTGCGTTCCCTTGTTCCTGAAATACCCTCTCTTGCAGAAGTAATCGCCGAGTTCGGGGGGAGAGTGCATTTGTTTATTGAATTAAAGGCTCATTTCCACGATGAGAATGTTTTGGCACAGGAACTGAAAAATCTAAAACCATGTAGGGATTATCATCTACTTTCTCTGGATCCCATGATTTTTAGTTCTTTATTACAATTTCCAAAAAAGTCGTTATTGCTGGTTCCCATTCATAACAACGTTAAGGCATTTTGCGATTTAAGTATTAAAAACAATTACGGTGGGGTGATGGGAAATTACTTATTACTAACCAGGAAACGACTAAACCAATTAAATAAAGCACAGCAGCTTTCAGGGGTAGGTTTTGTGAATTCGAAAAACAGTTTACTCAGGGAATTAAATAGAGATATAAAATGGATATTTACAAATCAAGCGGTAGTTCTCGCTCGCTATTTGCATCAATTACGACATCACTAA
- a CDS encoding L-threonylcarbamoyladenylate synthase, translating into MPLITTNLELAVLDLQAGKPVAIPTETVYGLAAMINKPNAIKAVFAMKKRPLNHPLIVHVAHDYDLSELVEEIPEYAQQLIEKFWPGPLTLVLQAKQDQINPLITGGQTSVAIRCPAHPFAQSLLQKLDAPVVAPSANPFGKISPTTALHVKQAFHDHELTILDGGRCQVGIESTIVNVTQHNQYQILRHGLIDEKAIAAVVSTDYSTNENEIRVPGKLESHYQPQKKLYYFDQYEILTQFCKKRVGDVYVLAIKQPETVESKHFHLLVDNPKVVAFDLYYQLRKADASNAICIAIELPPETSEWQGVRERILKAGYPYSLT; encoded by the coding sequence ATGCCTTTAATTACCACCAATCTAGAGCTGGCTGTTTTGGATTTACAAGCAGGAAAACCTGTGGCAATACCTACGGAAACTGTCTATGGATTAGCAGCAATGATCAATAAGCCAAATGCAATTAAAGCCGTTTTTGCAATGAAAAAAAGACCCCTTAATCATCCTCTGATTGTTCATGTGGCGCATGATTATGACCTAAGTGAACTTGTTGAAGAAATTCCTGAGTATGCTCAACAGTTAATTGAAAAATTTTGGCCAGGGCCTCTGACTTTAGTATTACAAGCTAAACAAGACCAAATTAACCCGTTAATTACCGGTGGCCAAACTTCTGTGGCCATAAGATGTCCAGCCCACCCCTTTGCTCAGAGCTTACTACAAAAACTCGATGCCCCTGTTGTTGCACCCTCAGCAAATCCCTTCGGCAAAATCAGTCCAACAACTGCATTACATGTAAAACAAGCGTTTCACGATCACGAATTAACGATTTTAGATGGAGGGCGATGCCAGGTAGGGATAGAATCAACAATAGTCAATGTGACCCAGCATAATCAGTATCAAATTTTACGTCATGGACTTATTGACGAAAAAGCAATAGCAGCAGTAGTTTCTACTGACTATTCTACTAATGAAAATGAGATTCGCGTACCTGGAAAATTAGAAAGCCACTATCAACCACAAAAAAAACTTTACTATTTTGATCAATATGAAATTCTGACCCAATTTTGCAAAAAAAGAGTGGGCGATGTATACGTCCTTGCGATTAAGCAACCTGAAACTGTAGAAAGCAAACACTTTCATCTTTTGGTGGATAATCCTAAAGTTGTAGCTTTCGATTTGTATTATCAACTAAGAAAAGCTGATGCTTCAAATGCCATATGTATTGCTATAGAGCTTCCACCGGAAACCAGTGAATGGCAAGGAGTCAGAGAGCGTATTTTAAAAGCCGGCTATCCCTATTCTTTAACTTGA
- the asd gene encoding archaetidylserine decarboxylase (Phosphatidylserine decarboxylase is synthesized as a single chain precursor. Generation of the pyruvoyl active site from a Ser is coupled to cleavage of a Gly-Ser bond between the larger (beta) and smaller (alpha chains). It is an integral membrane protein.), which produces MFFDLLKTFPQYVIPQHGLTTFAGCVANVKNPKVKNYIIERFIRKYQVNMREALIEDPSAYACFNDFFIRHLKPECRPLSQADIVSPVDGCISEIGSIKEGQLIQAKGRSYSVEDFLACDKVMAKQFVDGKFATLYLSPKDYHRVHMPMEAELKSMIYIPGALFSVQPTTARVVPKLFARNERLAVFFETRVGPMVMVLVGATIVGAIGTSWHGDLKRAKKKVVFDYADNPMHKILAKGKEMGFFKLGSTVVLLFAKGHKLHWGESLKAGNTICLGQAIGNII; this is translated from the coding sequence ATGTTTTTTGATTTATTAAAAACTTTTCCACAATATGTCATTCCACAACACGGACTTACTACTTTTGCTGGTTGTGTGGCCAATGTCAAAAACCCAAAAGTAAAAAATTATATTATTGAGCGTTTCATCAGAAAATATCAAGTTAATATGAGAGAGGCGTTAATCGAAGATCCCAGTGCCTATGCTTGTTTTAATGATTTTTTTATTCGTCATTTAAAACCTGAGTGCAGACCTTTGTCTCAAGCAGACATTGTTTCTCCAGTAGATGGTTGTATCAGTGAAATTGGCTCAATAAAAGAAGGGCAATTAATTCAAGCTAAAGGACGGTCCTATTCTGTAGAAGATTTTCTGGCTTGCGATAAAGTCATGGCCAAGCAATTTGTTGACGGGAAATTCGCTACCTTATATTTGTCACCTAAAGACTACCATCGCGTTCATATGCCCATGGAGGCCGAGCTTAAATCGATGATTTATATCCCAGGCGCCTTATTTTCTGTGCAGCCGACTACAGCACGGGTTGTGCCCAAATTATTTGCTCGTAATGAGCGGCTTGCAGTATTTTTTGAGACCAGAGTAGGCCCTATGGTGATGGTTCTGGTTGGTGCAACTATAGTGGGTGCTATAGGAACAAGTTGGCATGGTGATTTAAAGCGAGCCAAAAAAAAGGTTGTTTTTGATTATGCTGACAATCCCATGCACAAAATTCTGGCTAAAGGGAAGGAAATGGGTTTTTTTAAATTAGGCTCTACAGTAGTGTTGTTGTTTGCCAAGGGTCATAAGCTGCACTGGGGCGAAAGTTTAAAAGCAGGAAATACGATTTGTTTGGGCCAGGCAATTGGGAATATTATCTAA
- a CDS encoding IS91 family transposase: MHQPKQHRGLKPHLELADIFRNYSQTYRSNHKLCSQQYKAIRAIVACRTACLGGHLSRCDKCYYESISYNSCRNRHCPKCQAMQKERWIDARTEELLPTGYFHVVFTLPHHINPLAQGTPELIYNLLFQTARDTLLQFSANPKWLGAKPSITMVLHTWGQNLEQHIHVHCIISGGGLTKNKQWNHAKRAFLFPIRALSKVFRGKYLEQLKVLLNNREVCLPNGSTNKETIQQLISLLYEKDWIVYAKPPFAGPEHVLKYLGRYTHRIAIGNQRLVAFQNNTVSFKWRDYADNSQPKIMKLNVNEFTRRYLLHVLPKGFQRLRHYGILANRYKSINLKQARIALNHPEMKPKRKEKIHDLMLRLTGIDITNCPRCGSGRLNIVESFLAKWVTHSGDPPIELGVI; this comes from the coding sequence ATGCACCAGCCAAAACAACATAGGGGCTTAAAACCACACTTGGAACTTGCTGATATTTTCCGCAATTATAGCCAAACCTATAGGAGTAATCATAAACTGTGCAGCCAACAGTATAAAGCGATACGGGCTATTGTTGCTTGTCGTACTGCTTGTTTAGGAGGTCATCTCTCCCGATGCGATAAATGTTACTACGAATCAATAAGTTATAATTCATGCCGTAACCGCCATTGTCCAAAATGCCAGGCAATGCAAAAGGAACGTTGGATTGATGCACGTACAGAAGAATTATTACCCACAGGATATTTTCATGTTGTTTTTACCCTACCTCACCACATTAATCCTCTTGCTCAAGGAACACCGGAACTCATTTACAATTTATTATTTCAAACGGCACGTGACACATTATTACAATTTAGTGCAAATCCCAAATGGTTAGGTGCTAAACCAAGTATTACTATGGTTCTTCATACTTGGGGACAAAACCTGGAGCAACATATCCATGTGCATTGCATTATAAGTGGTGGTGGATTAACAAAAAATAAGCAATGGAACCATGCTAAAAGAGCATTTCTTTTCCCGATTCGTGCACTATCTAAAGTTTTTAGAGGAAAATACCTGGAACAACTTAAGGTCTTATTAAACAATCGCGAAGTATGTTTACCTAATGGCTCTACTAATAAAGAAACCATTCAACAACTTATCTCATTACTGTACGAAAAGGATTGGATTGTTTATGCTAAACCTCCCTTTGCAGGACCAGAACACGTTCTGAAATACCTTGGACGCTACACCCATCGAATTGCTATTGGAAATCAGCGATTAGTCGCTTTTCAAAATAATACAGTCTCATTTAAATGGCGTGATTACGCAGACAACAGTCAACCAAAAATAATGAAATTAAACGTCAATGAATTTACTCGACGTTACCTGTTGCATGTCTTACCAAAGGGATTTCAACGCTTACGACACTATGGGATTTTAGCAAATCGTTATAAATCCATAAACCTAAAACAAGCACGAATAGCACTTAATCACCCTGAAATGAAGCCAAAGAGAAAAGAAAAAATCCATGACTTAATGCTACGACTGACAGGAATAGACATAACTAATTGTCCACGCTGTGGTTCTGGACGATTAAATATAGTTGAATCGTTTTTAGCTAAGTGGGTCACTCATTCTGGAGATCCTCCAATCGAGTTGGGAGTTATATGA